In Nymphaea colorata isolate Beijing-Zhang1983 chromosome 3, ASM883128v2, whole genome shotgun sequence, a genomic segment contains:
- the LOC116251122 gene encoding auxin efflux carrier component 5 has product MIGIKDIYNVISSTFPLYVPLFLGYGSVRWWKIFTPEQCIAINKLVAYFTLPFFTFEFASHVDPFAMNYQVIAADVLSKVIIVVILAFWAKCSSKGSYSWSITSFSLITLTNSLVVGVPMLHGMYGMMAEDLVVQLSVFQAIVWLTVLLFVLEVRKARSSVLSVMASSKDSQVVSVDVEKEAQGTESLSSEKPSICAILRVVFLKLAINPNSYASIVGVIWASLSNRWHFGMPSVMEGSITILSKAGGGMAMFSMGVFMSQQKKLIACGPSLAVFAMVLRFIAGPAAMAIASIVVGLRGTVLRIAIIQAAVPQSITSFIYAREYDLHAEVLSTAVIFGMLVSLPVLIAYYVILGLLN; this is encoded by the exons atgattggCATTAAGGATATCTACAATGTTATATCATCCACCTTCCCTCTATATGtccctctcttccttggctATGGCTCTGTGAGATGGTGGAAGATCTTCACCCCTGAGCAGTGCATAGCCATAAACAAGCTTGTGGCCTACTTTACtctccccttcttcaccttcgAGTTCGCGTCGCATGTCGACCCATTTGCGATGAATTACCAGGTTATCGCGGCCGATGTGCTCTCCAAGGTGATCATAGTGGTGATCTTGGCTTTCTGGGCTAAGTGCAGTAGTAAAGGGAGCTATAGCTGGTCCATAACAAGTTTCTCACTGATCACACTCACAAACTCACTGGTTGTGGGTGTGCCCATGCTGCATGGCATGTATGGTATGATGGCAGAAGACCTGGTGGTGCAACTCTCTGTTTTCCAAGCCATAGTGTGGCTGACAGTGCTGCTGTTTGTGCTGGAGGTGAGAAAAGCAAGGAGCAGTGTGCTCTCTGTCATGGCCTCTAGTAAGGACTCCCAAGTTGTCTCAGTTGACGTAGAGAAGGAGGCACAGGGAACTGAGAGTTTAAGCAGTGAGAAACCCTCAATCTGCGCAATCTTGAGGGTGGTGTTTTTGAAGCTTGCTATCAACCCCAACTCTTATGCTAGCATTGTTGGTGTTATATGGGCTTCTCTCTCTAACCG GTGGCATTTTGGTATGCCAAGCGTGATGGAAGGATCGATCACCATATTGTCTAAAGCTGGTGGAGGCATGGCAATGTTTAGCATGG GAGTTTTCATGTCTCAACAAAAGAAGCTTATAGCATGTGGGCCGAGCTTAGCAGTGTTTGCTATGGTGTTGAGGTTCATTGCTGGACCAGCAGCCATGGCCATTGCTTCCATTGTTGTGGGCCTTCGCGGGACCGTCCTCCGGATTGCCATCATCCAG GCTGCGGTGCCGCAATCCATCACCTCATTCATTTACGCGAGGGAGTACGACCTGCATGCGGAGGTCCTCAGCACGGC GGTCATTTTTGGGATGCTTGTCTCCCTGCCTGTGCTGATAGCTTACTATGTGATTCTTGGCCTTTTGAACTGA